The Tubulanus polymorphus chromosome 1, tnTubPoly1.2, whole genome shotgun sequence genome contains a region encoding:
- the LOC141914950 gene encoding uncharacterized protein LOC141914950, translating to MDAGTENGRIAAIQKAFRAEYDDETCVLVGRSTSNQRIERWWRSLRNEVVQFWMNVFKDMEENGSLSTADVVHIQTLRYCFFDLINADLQDFVQEWNTHAIRPQRNVDVPPGKPDLLYFSPEYYGTIDYKFPVDAGLLPQIREEFCSKPNESRGCDPDFSAMCDLITRQGQQSRPTSTPEAAALYDWLLTQF from the exons ATGGACGCTGGAACCGAAAATGGCAGAATTGCAGCGATTCAGAAGGCCTTTAGAGCAGAATATGACGACGAAACGTGCGTTCTTGTGGGTAGATCTACGAGTAATCAG CGCATTGAACGATGGTGGCGAAGTCTTCGAAACGAAGTTGTTCAGTTTTGGATGAACGTATTTAAAGATATGGAGGAAAATGGAAGTCTATCTACCGCGGACGTTGTGCACAT TCAAACCTTAAGATACTgtttttttgatttgataaatGCCGATCTTCAGGATTTCGTGCAGGAGTggaatacacatgccatcaggcCTCAACGAAATGTGGATGTTCCACCCGGAAAACCTGATCTATTATACTTCTCGCCGGAATATTACG gcACGATAGACTACAAATTTCCAGTGGACGCTGGACTACTTCCGCAAATTCGAGAGGAATTTTGTAGTAAGCCGAATGAATCGAGAGGCTGTGATCCGGACTTTTCAGCGATGTGTGATCTTATAACGAGGCAGGGACAACAATCAAGACCGACATCAACCCCAGAAGCCGCTGCTTTGTATGACTGGCTATTAACTCAATTCTGA